A stretch of DNA from Pagrus major chromosome 22, Pma_NU_1.0:
CAATGCTGCAAGAAAAAGCAAAGGAACATTAGCGCGGTTCATAAAATGTGACGTTTAATGTAAACCTCATTAACACTGCTGGCATGTTGTACCTCCATGATACCCCTTTATACTCTTTACTGAGGTCAAACACGTTCTTTGCTTTGGCCCCAGTGCCGGCCTGTGAACAGAGAACAAACATATCTTATATCAAAGATTGAACACGAGAACATAAAACGGATGATCATCAACGGTGCAAGCTATCTGGCTGATAACAAATTGATTAGATAGTTCATAGTTCAATGACACTAAATAGCTGATACCAACAGGTTGGAACTCAATTGCAAATGAATGTTTCCCTTCAACACACGCCCACATTTATACCATAGCAATAATAATTAACAATAAGTACCAGACAAGCACTTATTGTTTATTGCTGCTTGATGTTTTATCTCTCCTTCCTTTTACCTTACTTTAAGggttatataatatatattataataagaTGGATATCTGTGTGTTACAACACTAACCGTTGTAGAGTCTCCCAGTGCTGCCACCACCTTGATGTCTGCTGGTCTCAGCTTATGAACTACAGATAAAACACATAAAGGAGATTCAACCCACTGACATCAAGATAAAGCACAAAAGTCATCTGAATACAATGTAATATCTCAGCCCTTTCCCTTCTGTGTTTTAGCTTCAGTAAACCGCCGATAAAAGAGGACATCAAATCTCATATCGACCGTCTGCTGATGTTGCAGAGACGGCTGTACGTCTCACCTGAAGTTGGCACAGTGTCAGATGGAGCAAGGTCCACACAGGAGAAGTTACTTCCCCAGTCCTGGAGGAAAATCAAATGATCAGCAGGAATAGAAAATAGGTGGGAAAATGTATGGAGAAAAGGAGTCATTCAAACTGAGTCCTTAGTGGCATTTTTCTGATGGTGCATTAGCTGCAATGATTCTTTCcttattgattgatttgttgattatttCTCAATAAATCGACTGCTGCTCACTAATAAAGTGTCTCAAAATAGAGAAAATGCCCATAATAAATGACCAGAGTCCAAAGTGACATCGTTTTATGGCTTATTTTGTGCCAGTAAAAATCCCAAACCTAAAGATTCACAATTAATAATCATATaacacacagaggagcagcaaatcttcacttTAAAGAAGGCAGAACCTTGATAAATTGCTTAAAATGCTTAactgatgatcaaaatagttagtgttttttttttgtgtttgtttttatatcgAAAACAATTTATCAACCAACTATTTTACCAGTATTTGAGTTACTGTGAGATTTTGGAGATTTTTTCAGGTCTTTGGTTATtaaacattatatattttatttgtcactTCTCAGTCTTTCTGATCAAGATTAGATGCTCACTGTGATAGGTCCAGGTGTTGGAGGGGGACCGGCATATATGTAATCGCTGTTGTTATAGGTCCGGATGTATGGTGAAGTCTGTAGGCAAAGGAAAAAACATATATTACATGATCAGTGACTTTGAACCCtcaaaatatggaaaaataataacaatagaataataaataatttaaacacGATTTCCTACCTGGGTCGGACATTTCAGGTTCATGTCTTGGGTGAAGTCCTGTGTGGAGGTCTTATTGCCCAGAGGTTCCAGCTGAGAAAACAAGGATCAGAGTGACAGCTGAGTATCATTCAGGCCTTTTAATATGAAATacactgtgacattaaacacAATGATGTTATCATAACAAACACACTTTATCAGGCTTTTATAGTCCAGGTAGTGTAGCAGTGTCGCAGCCCCATCAGTTGGTGTTAGTTGAATATTCTGTTACTATTTACAACCAGTGTTGGCAGAGCAGTTTTACTGACATTGTTTCATCTGCCATTTTGTCAGATCTGTCACCAATATTAGAGGCATCTTTTATCTACTCCCCAAATGTGGTTGTTGGGGTGTTACCTAGCTGTTTTGTGAGttgttcatttagttttccTGCGATCAGTAAGCTTCTAATAAGTTCTAAGTTCTAAGTTAGCCATTATGCTAGCTGTCTGAATCTAACGTCCTTGGTCTGAATGTTGTTGTTGAATGCTAATACAACATTCTAGCTCACTGTTAAGTGTTAATTGGACAAAATATTGTAAAAGCATCTTCTCGTCTGATACCTACCATGTTGTTCCAGAGGGAGCGAGCCATCAGTGTCTGGGCCTTCTGGCTGAGATGGAAGCAGTCAGCGCTGAAGAAGGAGCGATCAGGGCGGCCATCCTGTGGAAAAGGTAGGTAAACGTATGAACTTTAAGGACGACTCACTATTTGGTGCAGGCTACAGAAAAACCAACAACTGCAAAACCTTTTTTGTAGATGATCTAAGCTTGGAAGACCACATGGCTGCCACTACAAAACTTTTGAAGTGTTCACATATTCTGTTTATATTAATTAATGTTACCAATTAATGTTAAGGAAATAGTTCAAAACTTTGGGGGAAAAACAGACATAATATGttcactttcttgcagagaTTTAGATCAGAAAAActaggctaagctaagctaagtggTGGCTGGCGGTAGCCTGATATTTTCTGTACAAACATTTGATTAAGCGAATAAGTATAGTTCCCAAATTTTATGCCAAACAATTCCTTACTGACTAAATCATGCTAATGTTGGCCCACCATAAGGTTCAACTGGCCCTAGAACTGAAAAGGTCTGGGTACGATGATTGTAGTGCTACATGTGTTTATAAATTGAATGCCTGATGGACCAAACTCCCATAAAGTGTGTCTAgtccacatgtgaaaaacagAGATTTGTCACTGACCGGCAGTTTAGGGACGACGATTTCTCTGAAGAAAGGCTGGACGACCACAGTGAAGTCTGAGCGAGTGTCATACTGGCCCGACTCCACAAGCTCATGCAGTGAACgcttaaagaaagaaagagaaggtgTCAATGCCTGAAGATAAACTGGGCTGTTGAACAATCACAATCACGTGGTTTATCTTCCTACCTGATAGTGTCTGTTAAGGTCCTCCACCATTTGAAGAGCTTTAGAGTTGGCTTTAGGCAAGATAACACAAGGACACAGAATACTGGAAAAGGAGACATAACAAGGGGTTATACCACTGTTTATGATTTTATCATGCTTTTATAGTCACTGACTGTATTTTAAGGTAGTCGTGGCCCCATTTTCTATAGGTACTCTTTTATTATAGCTGTTTTGTGATCtgttaatttagtttttctGCGATCAATTAGCTGCTAAACAAGCTAGCTATTATGCTAGCTCTCTAGAGTTAATGAACTGCTAATACAACATTCTAGCTAGCTGTTCAGGCTGGGTTGCACCAACAAGGATTAATTTAATCTAAGATTAGCTCTAATCAGTGTTTTGTAAAACTTGGTTTGAAATGAGCAAATCCAGATTTAAAAAGTATGCAGAGCTCTATTGTGCTGTTGTGTTGGAAGACGTATTCACACAGTATCTTTTAATCAAGTattattttctgtgtatttaaaaaacttcaaaatgtatattattttgaagcaattttttaaagacaaagagTTGATGATACTCACTTTACCAGCCAGGTTGGGCATTTAAGTGAAGCGTCCAGGTGCATGTCTCTCAGTGGGAGAATATGTAGAGGTTCTACTAAGTTCACCAGAGCCCGAGGCACCTGACAGAGACAGGCTCAATTAAATCCAGCAAGACCAACATTCACTATACAAAATAGGTTTGTGGAATACGTAGGTGCATGTATTTGGTGAGAGTTTTGAGCTCTTCCCCCgagaaaatgttacatttttcaattaaaatacgTAATACCACATAATTTTGGACCAATGTTAATACCCTAGGCTAACTGTGTAGAAAAATTTGCAACAGCAAAAAGCTTGTTTAAGACATCCAATGGGGAGTACAATCATTAAAACAGGGACATATAACTTAAGTTTTGATGCTCACCACATTGatcttacattacattattcaCCAAAGCATTACATTGGTATGTCTGTTGATTTTACCTGTTTGTGAAGATAATCCAGGGTGTCCTGAACATTACGAATATAACTCTCTACAGAGTAAAGCAGCTgtaaagtaaagaaaaacatgttcagGTTGTGCCTTTAAAGTGTGCCTTTTGACTTATGAGTTATCACTCTCCATCAGTACTCACAGAGTTGTAGCAGTGGTCACACATGTCATTTCctccaataaaaacagtgatCAGCTTCCAATCTGATTCAAAATTGATTCTCTGTACAGGAAAGAAGAATGTGGAGGAATAAGTAATGTTGTTAAAAGGGACATAGaagacatatactgtatgtcatggtttgggggtttagtttttttatttccttttttattttgaaatggtctctcctcatgtgtcttgtttaTATTATTTCTTGTCTTCGTTTCTTCCTCCCCAGTTTTCTATGTCACATGTGTTTTAAAGTTAATTAGTTCCTTGcgtaaagaaataaagacaggaagtaaagaCAACCAAGAGACATGAGGAGAGactctttcaaaataaaaaaggaaataactaaactaaaaccCCAAACCCCCAAATCCATGTCTCTTAGATTTGtcagactttaaaaaacaaaacagatatgTCTTTTTCATTGTTATTGTCCAAAGCAGACATATAATCTACAAATGCAGGATAATTTTATAGCTGCGTtgtcaaatataaaaatagGTAAAGAATAAATAACTTATTATAACTTACAGAGTCGTTCTTCATCCTTGCCACCAGGGCTCGCACCTGTGGTAGCATGTCccttaaaacacaaaataaattatgaaaattaacagGCAAAGAGTTTACTCAGGgagttaaaagtacatttattttaagataTATGCTGCCAAATTCTGCTTTCTTTCAATTTTTATAGGAACTGATTCTTGAAGAGCAGTTTAATCACAGATTTCAGTTCCTGGTCTTAAATAGGTATAAACTGGTAAGAGGCTGCTGAAGATGACTCTGATAGGACTCACTTGCTCTTCGCTCCAGCCACAGCCTGGTTGAGGAAGGCCTCAGGAGTGTTCTGCTTGCCCATGCCAACAGAGTAGCCCGTCaggttttgattaaaatgttttaaaatgtctgttataAGAAagaaattatgataaaaaaaaatttaaaaatagtttGAACAGCAGCAATAAGCATGCCAGAGCAACAAAAACTGACTTCAGCATGTTATTTGAATCATATACAAGTCATTAGAAGACTCACTGGGCAGCGTGGTGACAGTTGTGAGGTTGTCATCTCCACCAATActgcaaaaaacacataatacaGTGTTATGATGGGAGAAATTAATGGTCATAGAGACACATTAATACCAACACTTAAGCATTAATTTAACTATTGTGTGAGAAAAGTGCTGACATACCTCCAGGATAGACCTCTGTACTGACGCAGGACATCCAAGATGTTGTTAGGACTGGAAGCTACACCGTTCCCTGCCTGACAGATGGAAGAGGACATGAGGCATAagttatgaatattatatatttatcatccaactaactaactaaaagaatgagaaaatgactcACTGTCAGAGAGTCTCCCACAGCAGCCACCACTTTGATATCACCAGGCCTGAGTTCATGGACTGGGAAAATACAGAGGAAGCAAaacttaattaattaaacagCACAGGACCTAATTCTTCTAAttaacactgcaaaaaaaaagagagagagctaAAACCTAAGAAATAAATGCTGACTTTGAGGAGAAAATTACTTAATACTCGTGAATATATCTTTCCATGCATGTAGGTAATTTTTAACAcgaaaaatcttaaaataagCTGGTTCAGTCTTGAAATTAGTAGCCTCCGATAGTGTAAGTGGGAAATGCTGATGTTTAGGGTCAAATTAATTAAAGTCAGACTGAACGCACACTGAATATATATTATgatatttttaattacattttttttgcactcTTCATTTTAGCACACATAAGAAATGAAGAACTAATTTAAGTTAACCAGATACCAGtaaattactgtattttaagATGTCCTGACTAACTGAGGCCTAAAAGACACCTTCAGGTAAGTaattgactttaaaaaaaaaaaaaattaataacatttccagaaaatctgattaaattaaaagatTTCAAAACTCGGCAAGACCTTTTCGTAGTGTAAAAGCATAAACCATCTTACCTGAGGTGGGTGTGGAGGGTGAAGGTCCGAGGTCCTCACAGGGCATCTCTGTGCCAGTAAACTGAGCGCACACATAGAGCACATTCACAGTCAGAATCACACAGGAAGCGTGCAACAATGCGACAATCTCCATTTGACAGTACTCACTggctgaaggagaggagaggcatcACTTTGGTGATATGAAGGAGAGTTTCCCTCCGTCCTCAGGAAGGGTCGGTCCTTAGGGAGGGCAGATGTGATTATGGAGAAGGAGGCGGGTTGGGAGAGAAGAAAGGTAGAATATAATACAGTACGTGTAATAATGAcacatgttaacatgctgatcTAGTAACTGCATGCGTGTGAGCTTTCAGCGCAGTTTCTCACCTCAGTTGGACACGGCAAAGCGATGATATTTCCATTGTCGTCTGTGTTGCGTTGGACACGTGTGGGCTGCAGCTGCAAGACAGAAAACTCATTGTCTTTATGTGTGAGAGGACAATGACtctgtatgtttatgtatatgtgtttgtgtgtctgtaggagaaagaaggaaagaatgCTGAGATTTCTTTAGGCCTCACCAGGTTTGTCCACATCTGCACCATCAGGTTGTCAGTTTGCTGTAAGGTTTGTGACTCTGAGAGAGGTTTTCCACTCTGTTCAAACACagaacatcaacaacatcaaaCTGTGTGTTAGATGCAGAGAGAACAGTTTGTCCTGCAGAGAGATCACCAGGACTCCTTATCTGTTACTCTGACACACTGACTGTATCttttaacagaaacagaaacagcagagaaacTATAACACTAGGAGTTGAAGGACTCACAGAAATAGATGAAAGGTCTGTGATGAACGGTGATTCCTGCAAAATGACAGTGAAGTCGTCTCTGTCGCCATACCAACGTTTCTTTACCATGAGCTCACCCAAGGACTCCTgggttgaaaagaaaagttcaccATAAAGATATATCGTATGCACTACAGCAGACTCCACCACCACAGGTCAGCTAAAGGACTGACTAGAGCTAACAGATCATTTTGGATATGAATAATGGACAAACCTGCAGAGCCTGACTCAGCATGGCTTTCTGAAGTCTGACTTCTCCCTCACTGTATGTCTCCATGCATGGACACATCCTGTCAGTAAAACAGATTCACTCATTAAAACTTTATACTCATAAAACTTGATGATTACACAGACATTCTGCATTCATCAGCACTTCAGAAACTCAGTTTATCACAGTGAGATATGCTTTATCGTTAAAGTTGGATGGAATAGACTctaaaagttgtgtttttaccaCAAAGGACCTCTACAGAGATAGATCCATTTGTTAAAGACcaaaatcctttttgtttaaccagaaacagccaTTGTGTCACTCTTGCCAAAttcaccaaactccatttacAGACGCAGTAATTTTattaatgtaaaacacacttaaatcaaacaaataaaggctCACAAACTCTGTCTTTGTAAGTCTTGAGGAACAACCGGTAAAAGTGTAGTTTTACTTATGAACTCACTTGTTGTGATATCTGTTGTGCTCTccatcccacaatgcaacactgACGATGGTTCGCTTCAGCTACAACACAGTGAAGTCAAACAAAGAATGCgtaaaatgtgtgaatattGACATTAacagtgactgaatgaaaaATGCTGTATATAGAAGTAATCTGAAATCTACCTGAgagtgcagcagctgcagagcatcGTCCACCTCTTCAACCATTGCTTTGATGACAGACTGAACCTGAAAGTACAAGGGATTTGACCTCTTGGCTTTACGTCTGCAAACACACCACATATGTATGATTTCATTTCCAATAGTTTCatcaatattaatatattttgttgtttttgtacctGTTGTGGCTCACAGGCACAGAGTTGATCCACCTGAACGAAGAGAAGGAGCAGCTTCCAGTCTCGCTCCACATCAGTGGCCTGCAGGAGAAAAATCAAGGATACCCAGATAGTTAAAGAGGTACTTTTTGATTATTgaattgttttttctctcactctctctctttggaGGGCTCCAACTTACTGGAAACCACTTGGCTTATGTGCGTAACAGTATATAGTGTTAGCATTTAGTACGAACAGTCTAATAATGCCATATATAATAATATCGGTGACAGTAGAAATCCTTACGTATATTTTGGTGCATAACATTTGtacacttttatttaaatagaATAAGAAATGCAGGACTTTCACCTGCAGGGAAGTCTTTTCATATTGTTGAGTCTTCTACCATTTCATTTGACTCAAGTTAAGATATAGATGAAGATGTAAAAGTGTCTGATATGATAAAATCATACCTGATTGTTTTGGAGGTAGAGGGACACTTCCTCTGCCTGCTCCATCAGTGTGCTACAGACCAAACCAAACAAGGAGAAATCAACTTTAAACCATTTGAAGCAGACAGAGTTATCTGTTGAACATACCTCATGTGTCAGAAAGTGCTGTTTGTACCTGTGTTGAACAAACTGAGGGGCGTAGAGGTTTATCTCATCTGACAGAGGGCTGGTCAGTGCAGGATTGAAGAGTGTCATCAGCTCTGATGGAGGAAAATTAACACAAGTTTACCATTAAAACCCATGCAGAGCATGAAACATGGATAAAATAGTTGGATTTGACCATGAAAACAGTGTCttagtttttaatttatagactaaacttcacaaacatgacagtgaaatacagagaagatatttattctaataaaaaaaattaaaggtgcactatgacAAAGAtctcattgactgatttttattttttacatcaaaacaaattaaataaacaaactcttttttatgtgtggcggaccctgccacctttctagcttaacagtgttctggggaccttattttactctgagaacagcttgtttattcagtaatagaaaaaaataaatatttctgagtttgtattattacctcattaatattgtaaatattaatattttgaatttgaatttcttctccaaaactacatagtaccCCTTTAAAGTATTTCAAAAGGGCTTTTTTAAATCCTGGACTggcacttcctgttttgtgtcAGTCAGTATTTTATCTCCATGAAGTACCGGCAGTGCTTTGTATTTCATGAATGGCTTTCAAATAAGATAACAGACCACATGCCTGGTGTATTTTAAGCGTATTGGGGTTCACTGTTTCAAATTATCACGGCGAGTGTAGATATCGGTGTAGTAAAGATAGTGCACAGTAGTGTGATAGAAGCTCATATCAACCTCTTCAGATGAATTACACCGTGTATTTAGACTGTAATCAAGTTTTAGTAAAAGTGACCAGAAGATACTGAAGCTTTCAGAGCAATcctgaacatacagtatgagtGATAAGCAAAGCTTACAAGAGTGCAGTAATTAAATTAAGTAAATTATTTTAGATTCATTCAGGTTTAGGCCTCGTaaacaccaccaacaacaaagTAATACTTACCTCTGAGTCGTGATACCACTGTTGATAGTTCAGTGCtgctggaaaagaaaagatcagggtgtgagtgtgtctctACATCGTTGAATTGAAGTCCTTATGCCGCAATTATCAATTCAAGGTGGAAGCCGACCGGTGACCTGTGCTCACCTGTGCATGTGAAGTCCAATGGAGGAAAGAGCCGCCACATCTGAGGGCCTAACGCTGTTCActtaagagagaaaaaatgatcatttaaatgttatatcTGCATTGAGATGCAGGAGAATTTGCTTTGTTgcgaaacagaaataaaaaaaaattgtagtcGAACTATGGGGGTTGATAAAAAGGGCCCATAATCTGAGGGTAAATGTGATATTAACtgtatcaatcaatcaatcagtcaatcaatcaatcaatcaatcagtcagtcagtggtggaaaaagtattcagatcctttagaAAAGAGAGCAGGAC
This window harbors:
- the LOC141017718 gene encoding phospholipase B1, membrane-associated-like, with the protein product MREMKFPQLLLIAVLGLTWTTVTGLPCPQMFPSRPPPSNVNSVRPSDVAALSSIGLHMHSTELSTVVSRLRELMTLFNPALTSPLSDEINLYAPQFVQHSTLMEQAEEVSLYLQNNQATDVERDWKLLLLFVQVDQLCACEPQQVQSVIKAMVEEVDDALQLLHSQLKRTIVSVALWDGEHNRYHNKMCPCMETYSEGEVRLQKAMLSQALQESLGELMVKKRWYGDRDDFTVILQESPFITDLSSISSGKPLSESQTLQQTDNLMVQMWTNLLQPTRVQRNTDDNGNIIALPCPTEDRPFLRTEGNSPSYHQSDASPLLQPFTGTEMPCEDLGPSPSTPTSVHELRPGDIKVVAAVGDSLTAGNGVASSPNNILDVLRQYRGLSWSIGGDDNLTTVTTLPNILKHFNQNLTGYSVGMGKQNTPEAFLNQAVAGAKSKDMLPQVRALVARMKNDSRINFESDWKLITVFIGGNDMCDHCYNSLLYSVESYIRNVQDTLDYLHKQVPRALVNLVEPLHILPLRDMHLDASLKCPTWLVNILCPCVILPKANSKALQMVEDLNRHYQRSLHELVESGQYDTRSDFTVVVQPFFREIVVPKLPDGRPDRSFFSADCFHLSQKAQTLMARSLWNNMLEPLGNKTSTQDFTQDMNLKCPTQTSPYIRTYNNSDYIYAGPPPTPGPITDWGSNFSCVDLAPSDTVPTSVHKLRPADIKVVAALGDSTTAGTGAKAKNVFDLSKEYKGVSWSIGGDKALDTVTTLPNILKMFNPSLKGFSKGVGSLQKGFNMAASGAKTSAIPAQVQALIKAIKGNKAVNFETDWKLVTIFVGGNDLCHYCIDQNNLSPKNYSHNLMLSLDMLYKEVPRVLVNVVEILQIELLKTVKKNTISCSLLQRTNCPCVINPDENSPELEEIKRINHEYQVELLQLISGDRYDGKEDFAVVLQPFLHNSFIPYIGVGEADSSFFSVDCFHISERAHAEMAIALWNNMLEPVGRKQAYNNFTYDRSKIHCPSEVNPFIYTKINSLPSSPVTPTSTASSPNNTVTDFPCAKVSLLMPVWVPVIGGNHLFTGLALLLPG